The proteins below are encoded in one region of Antennarius striatus isolate MH-2024 chromosome 7, ASM4005453v1, whole genome shotgun sequence:
- the amotl2a gene encoding angiomotin-like 2a, with protein MRTSEDSSGTVLHRLIQEQLRYGNLTDTRTLLAIQQQALRGGSSGGGTGSPRSSLESLTQEDSQYIQMSKRQEPQGQEHQGECMYSENQVCHLYQLHGEELPTYEEAKAHSQYLISQQGQAEQEGPSMDKMGSHSEGQWDLKREHARSLSERLLQLSLERNGRSHSLAMSSSHSYPQLYDNNATNSMAPSRQQCVDQRGPPPEYPVFARPPGYTVSHQLEQGQYFRDPPPPFYSQHHRYVSAQSQVPHSSITTACSHQTPQNEVLMRENERLRKELEVYAEKAARLQKLESEIQRISEAYETLMKGSAKRESLEKTMRNKLEAEIKRMHDFNRDLREQLDTATKQRTAKEAECTDQRQNVFVKLLEQNEEQQREREQLERQVKQLRVSGEECQRRRELLEQALVSTQARNHQLEDELQRKRAYVEKVERLQSALAQLQVACEKRETLELRLRTRLEQELKSFRAQQAQNQAANPTMSEVSSSTMQQQLREKEERVLALEADITKWEQKYLEESTMRQFAMDAAATAAAQRDTTIINHSPRHSPNSSFNEDLPLSSHRHQEMENRIRALYAHLLEKDAVIKVLQQRSKWEQGNLEKQGLRLARSVPSINTVSVCTDTKVKSLSDDQTGAAGLQSRPHGASQGQREDRSIHSEPLQPDPEPTAKPNKLQTSEVTSAASTDVSEELTAPLKTFKSINRSDAEVVEILI; from the exons ATGAGAACCTCTGAAGACTCCTCTGGAACGGTCCTGCACCGTCTCATCCAAGAGCAGCTACGCTACGGGAACCTGACCGACACTCGCACCCTTCTCGCCATCCAGCAGCAGGCCCTGCGTGGAGGCAGCAGCGGCGGGGGCACAGGCAGCCCCCGCTCCTCTCTGGAGAGCCTGACTCAGGAGGATTCCCAGTACATCCAGATGTCAAAACGGCAGGAGCCTCAAGGCCAGGAGCACCAAGGGGAATGCATGTACTCTGAGAACCAGGTGTGCCACCTGTACCAGCTCCATGGAGAGGAGCTGCCTACATACGAGGAAGCCAAAGCCCACTCCCAGTACCTGATCTCTCAGCAGGGGCAGGCAGAGCAGGAGGGGCCCAGCATGGATAAAATGGGGAGTCACAGCGAGGGACAGTGGGATCTGAAGAGGGAGCATGCCCGCTCCCTCAGCGAGAGGCTCCTGCAGCTTTCCTTAGAGAGGAATGGACGTAGCCACAGCCTGGCTATGAGCTCCTCACACAGCTACCCACAGCTGTACGATAATAACGCAACAAACTCTATGGCACCCAGCAGGCAGCAGTGTGTGGACCAACGAGGGCCACCCCCGGAATACCCTGTCTTTGCTAGACCACCTGGATATACGGTCAGCCACCAGCTGGAACAAGGACAATACTTCAGAGACCCCCCTCCACCTTTCTACTCACAGCATCACAG GTATGTGTCTGCTCAGTCCCAGGTGCCTCACAGCAGCATCACCACAGCCTGCAGCCACCAGACGCCCCAGAACGAGGTGTTGATGCGGGAGAACGAGCGACTGAGGAAGGAGCTTGAGGTTTACGCAGAGAAGGCAGCCAGGCTGCAGAAG CTGGAGTCAGAGATTCAGAGGATATCTGAAGCGTATGAGACTCTGATGAAAGGCTCGGCCAAGAGGGAGAGTTTGGAGAAAACGATGAGGAACAAACTGGAGGCTGAGATCAAGAGGATGCACGACTTTAACAGAGACCTGAGAG AACAACTTGACACGGCTACCAAACAGCGAACGGCCAAGGAGGCAGAGTGTACAGACCAGAGGCAGAACGTCTTTGTTAAGCTGCTGGAGCAGA ATGAGGAGCAGCAGCGGGAGCGTGAACAGCTGGAGCGGCAGGTCAAGCAGCTGCGCGTCTCCGGGGAAGAGTGCCAGCGAAGACGGGAGCTGCTGGAGCAGGCGCTGGTCTCCACGCAGGCCCGCAACCACCAACTGGAAGATGAGCTGCAGAGGAAAAGAGCCTATGTGGAGAAAGTGGAGCGTCTGCAGAGTGCGCTGGCCCAGCTGCAGGTGGCCTGCGAGAAGAGGGAAACGCTGGAGCTGCGCCTCCGAACGCGACTGGAGCAGGAGCTGAAGAGCTTCAGGGCACAGCAG GCTCAGAACCAGGCAGCCAACCCCACGATGTCAGAGGTGAGCTCATCCAcgatgcagcagcagctgagagagaaggaggagcgTGTCCTGGCCTTGGAGGCAGACATCACCAAGTGGGAGCAGAAGTACCTGGAGGAGAGCACAATGAGGCAGTTTGCAATGGATGCAGCTGCTACGGCTGCAGCACAGAG AGACACGACCATCATCAATCATTCTCCTCGACATTCACCAAACAGCAGCTTCAACGAAGACCTGCCTTTGTCAAGTCACAGACACCAGGAGATGGAGAACAG GATCCGAGCTCTTTACGCTCACCTTCTGGAGAAGGATGCTGTCATCAAAGTCCTCCAGCAGCGCTCCAAGTGGGAGCAGGGCAACCTGGAGAAACAGGGGCTTCGTCTGGCCAGGTCCGTCCCCTCCATCAACACAGTGTCAGTCTGCACAGACACTAAAG TAAAGAGCCTCTCAGATGACCAGACAGGTGCTGCTGGACTGCAGTCCCGACCTCATGGGGCGTCTCAGGGCCAGAGGGAAGACCGGAGCATCCATAGTGAGCCGTTACAGCCGGATCCCGAGCCCACCGCCAAGCCCAACAAGCTCCAGACGTCTGAGGTGACCTCAGCGGCTTCCACCG ACGTCTCGGAGGAGCTGACGGCACCACTGAAGACATTCAAGAGCATCAATAGGTCAGATGCAGAGGTGGTTGAAATCCTCATCTGA